From a single Adhaeribacter swui genomic region:
- a CDS encoding ABC transporter permease, with translation MLSTSFLVGIRNLLRHRYYTLLNVVGLAVGLACALLIWVFVRFESSFDLFHVHPERIYRVVTELRFEDHIGHQSGVHVPFPEVLRTDFPEVKVTQLSHYAGSQVTVLDEQKNATPKMFREEVGVFFLEPEFFKIFNFSFLQGSPKTTLSAPNQVVLTQKAAEQYFGNWQTAVGKFIQIDDKTLQVTGILQNPPANTNFPLKVLVSLTTLESFLKEKGWDGIDSDFQGYVALPENLLVSRFQQLLTAAHDKNVAPPKITFPKLQPLTDIHFNQDYDSFTGTNISHQTLWLFTGIGVFLIIMACVNFVNLATALAAKRSKEIGVRKVLGGSRWQLFRQLLTETGLVVLVAMVLAIGLASQSFPWLKQLLKLPESLPLFSGELLFVVLGVMALVTLLAGTYPALVLSGFQPVLALKSKGITQTVGGVSLRKALVVVQFSISQVLIVGTILVINQMNFVQNQDLGFQKDALVFLRMDTDSLSRLKHRAFKEQLLQNPQIQQASYSRALPSDIDFNSSWGIQQVDNKSLPAYLEPQVKLADTAYFRTYGLQLLAGRKYQAADTLREVVVNETFLRKVGIQSPEQAIGKTLRFYDGPALPIVGVVKDFNNQSLHSEISPIVMSTFTERYQTLSLKISTQNITQTLNLIKQQWQQTFPDKVFDYQFVDEKLAQYYEQDEKMLRLFKAFAGVAIFISCLGLFGLMAFTAQQRTKEIGVRKVLGATVTSIVSLLSRDFLKLVLWANVIAWPVAWWGMQTWLQNFEYRTSITWWIFGIGGALAILISLATISFQAIKAAVANPVDALRSE, from the coding sequence ATGCTGAGTACCTCTTTTCTTGTCGGAATCCGCAACTTGCTTCGCCACCGGTATTATACCTTGCTCAACGTGGTAGGATTGGCCGTAGGTTTAGCGTGTGCCTTACTCATTTGGGTTTTCGTGCGGTTCGAAAGCAGCTTTGATTTGTTTCATGTTCATCCGGAGCGTATTTACCGGGTAGTAACGGAACTGCGGTTCGAGGATCATATAGGCCATCAATCGGGCGTGCACGTGCCTTTTCCGGAAGTGTTGCGCACCGATTTTCCTGAAGTAAAAGTAACGCAGTTATCGCATTATGCGGGTAGCCAGGTAACCGTGCTGGACGAGCAAAAGAACGCTACTCCTAAAATGTTCCGGGAAGAGGTGGGTGTATTTTTTCTGGAACCGGAATTTTTTAAAATTTTTAATTTTTCGTTTTTACAGGGCAGCCCTAAAACCACTCTTTCGGCTCCTAACCAAGTAGTGCTTACCCAAAAAGCAGCCGAGCAATATTTCGGCAACTGGCAAACGGCCGTGGGTAAGTTTATTCAAATAGATGATAAAACCTTACAGGTAACGGGCATTCTGCAAAACCCACCCGCTAATACCAATTTCCCTTTAAAAGTGCTGGTGTCGCTAACTACGCTGGAGTCTTTCTTAAAAGAAAAAGGCTGGGATGGCATCGACAGCGATTTTCAGGGGTATGTAGCTTTACCGGAAAACTTATTGGTCAGCCGGTTCCAGCAACTACTCACGGCTGCGCATGATAAAAACGTAGCTCCTCCTAAAATTACATTTCCTAAGCTTCAACCCTTAACGGATATTCACTTTAACCAGGATTACGATTCTTTTACCGGGACCAATATTTCCCATCAGACTTTGTGGTTATTTACGGGCATTGGCGTTTTTCTCATTATTATGGCCTGCGTTAACTTCGTGAACTTAGCTACTGCTTTGGCCGCGAAGCGTTCGAAAGAAATTGGCGTGCGCAAAGTGCTGGGAGGCAGCCGTTGGCAATTGTTCCGACAACTATTAACCGAAACGGGCTTAGTGGTTCTGGTAGCCATGGTACTGGCCATTGGGCTGGCTTCCCAAAGCTTCCCGTGGTTAAAGCAATTGCTAAAATTACCCGAAAGCTTGCCGCTTTTTTCCGGGGAGTTATTGTTTGTTGTGCTGGGCGTGATGGCATTGGTTACCTTACTGGCTGGTACTTACCCGGCCCTGGTATTATCGGGTTTTCAGCCGGTATTGGCTTTAAAAAGCAAAGGCATTACGCAAACGGTGGGCGGTGTTTCGTTGCGTAAGGCTTTGGTGGTGGTGCAGTTTAGTATTTCACAAGTACTTATTGTCGGGACTATTCTGGTTATTAATCAGATGAATTTTGTACAGAACCAGGATTTAGGTTTTCAAAAAGACGCCTTGGTTTTTCTGCGCATGGACACCGACAGTTTAAGCCGATTAAAACACCGGGCTTTTAAAGAACAATTACTGCAAAATCCACAAATTCAGCAGGCAAGTTATAGCCGGGCTTTACCTTCGGATATCGATTTTAATTCGAGCTGGGGCATCCAACAGGTTGATAACAAAAGCTTGCCGGCGTACCTGGAACCCCAGGTAAAACTAGCCGATACCGCTTACTTCCGGACTTACGGCCTGCAATTACTCGCCGGCCGAAAATACCAAGCTGCCGATACGCTGCGGGAAGTAGTAGTAAACGAAACGTTTCTGCGGAAAGTGGGTATTCAAAGCCCGGAGCAAGCCATTGGCAAAACACTTCGTTTCTATGATGGTCCTGCTTTACCCATTGTGGGCGTGGTTAAAGATTTTAATAATCAATCGCTGCACAGCGAAATTTCGCCTATCGTGATGAGTACTTTTACGGAAAGGTACCAAACCTTAAGTTTAAAAATCAGCACCCAAAATATTACCCAAACGCTTAATTTAATTAAACAGCAATGGCAGCAAACCTTCCCCGACAAAGTATTTGATTACCAATTCGTAGACGAAAAATTAGCACAGTATTACGAGCAAGACGAAAAAATGCTGCGTTTGTTTAAAGCTTTTGCCGGTGTAGCTATTTTTATAAGTTGTTTGGGTTTGTTTGGTTTAATGGCTTTTACCGCGCAGCAACGCACCAAAGAAATTGGAGTGCGCAAAGTGCTGGGCGCTACCGTAACCAGCATTGTATCGTTGCTATCCCGTGATTTTTTAAAATTAGTATTGTGGGCCAATGTAATTGCCTGGCCCGTAGCTTGGTGGGGCATGCAAACCTGGCTGCAAAATTTTGAGTACCGCACTTCCATTACCTGGTGGATTTTTGGCATCGGCGGCGCCTTGGCTATACTTATTTCTTTAGCCACCATCAGCTTTCAAGCCATTAAAGCCGCTGTGGCCAACCCGGTTGATGCATTGCGGAGTGAGTAA
- a CDS encoding ABC transporter permease, translating into MIRHTFLLIYRHFLRFKGTFFINLVGLSTGLAGAIVIYLWVYDELHFDKFHEKDKQLFRVMENWHDGNGITTKPETPHQLAAALVAEMPEVEYATTVTPPAFFPKFTLTYNNQHLRATGKFAGKDFFKIFSFPLTQGNKNQVLTDKNALVISEAMAQRLFGTTKNVLGKTVEWETMGTKKTVVVAGIFKNIPPNSSEEFDFILSFEAFEQDIMHMGVNWDMPEPFNTYVVLKKGTNPELFNQKIADFLKTKSIKAQHRTLFLEPYSRHYLYSKYETGVPVPTRLEYVKLFSLIAVFILVIACINFMNLATARASRRLKEVGIQKTLGASRKILIFQYLGEAFFLASVSLVLAVVLVVWLLPAFNQITGKHLTFSFNGPLVLSLLGITLFTGLLAGSYPALYLSGFNPVAILKGKLHWSAGAAWARKGLVVFQFALSVVFIVAVLVVYKQMAYVQHKNLGYDKDQIITFEIEGKVEKSLEPFLNEIKKIPGVVNASSKLDKFIGGFNDSGVAPLVLEGKQVAADEIRVNYNLIETMGVPLVAGRTFTKAFSPNPDKKVVNQAFVEAFGLQEPIGKVLSGKNRKIEIVGVIKNFHYKSLHEAVRPLVFTLEPEAATTILVKIQAAQQQETLARLQQFYKTFNPGFVFDYQFLDTDYQAQYVAEQRVAALSQYFAGLAILISCLGLFGLASFTAERRRKEIGVRKVLGASEMHIIYLLSGEFSKLVLIAICIALPASYLIVKHWLTTFAYQINLSPWYFIGAGLLALVVAWLTVAAQAARAARINPVHCLKEE; encoded by the coding sequence ATGATCCGGCACACCTTCCTCCTTATTTATCGCCATTTTCTTCGGTTTAAGGGTACTTTCTTCATTAACCTAGTTGGGCTATCCACGGGTTTAGCTGGGGCTATTGTTATTTATTTGTGGGTGTACGATGAACTGCATTTCGATAAATTTCACGAGAAGGACAAGCAACTTTTCCGGGTAATGGAGAACTGGCACGATGGCAACGGCATCACTACCAAGCCCGAAACGCCGCACCAACTGGCCGCTGCCCTGGTCGCCGAAATGCCCGAAGTAGAATACGCCACTACCGTTACTCCACCGGCTTTCTTCCCGAAATTTACTTTAACCTATAACAACCAGCACCTCCGGGCAACCGGTAAATTTGCCGGAAAAGATTTTTTTAAAATTTTTTCTTTTCCGCTTACCCAAGGAAATAAAAACCAGGTTTTAACTGATAAAAATGCGCTGGTCATTTCGGAGGCAATGGCACAACGGCTGTTTGGCACTACTAAAAATGTGCTAGGCAAAACGGTAGAATGGGAAACCATGGGCACGAAGAAAACCGTAGTGGTTGCGGGTATTTTTAAAAATATTCCGCCCAATTCATCCGAAGAATTTGATTTTATTTTGTCGTTCGAGGCATTTGAGCAAGATATAATGCACATGGGCGTAAACTGGGACATGCCGGAGCCTTTTAACACCTACGTCGTTTTAAAAAAAGGCACTAACCCCGAATTATTTAACCAGAAAATTGCTGATTTTTTAAAAACTAAAAGTATCAAAGCGCAACACCGCACCTTGTTTCTGGAGCCCTACTCCCGCCATTATTTATACAGTAAGTACGAAACCGGCGTGCCTGTTCCAACGCGTCTGGAGTACGTAAAACTGTTTTCGTTAATCGCGGTGTTTATTTTGGTAATTGCCTGCATTAATTTCATGAATTTAGCCACGGCCAGAGCCTCGCGACGACTGAAAGAAGTAGGTATTCAAAAAACGTTGGGCGCCAGCCGCAAAATTTTAATTTTTCAGTATTTAGGCGAAGCCTTTTTTTTGGCGAGTGTTTCGCTGGTGCTGGCAGTGGTTTTGGTGGTGTGGTTGCTCCCTGCATTTAACCAGATCACCGGCAAACACCTTACTTTCTCGTTTAATGGTCCGCTGGTTTTAAGTTTGTTGGGTATTACCTTATTTACCGGGTTGCTGGCGGGGAGTTATCCGGCATTATACCTGTCGGGTTTTAACCCGGTAGCCATACTTAAAGGTAAACTGCATTGGTCGGCCGGAGCGGCCTGGGCGCGTAAGGGGTTGGTGGTGTTTCAGTTTGCCTTATCGGTGGTATTTATAGTGGCGGTGCTGGTGGTGTATAAACAAATGGCGTATGTGCAACATAAAAATTTAGGCTACGACAAAGACCAGATTATCACGTTCGAGATAGAAGGAAAAGTAGAAAAAAGCCTGGAGCCTTTTCTGAACGAAATTAAAAAAATACCAGGCGTAGTAAATGCTTCGAGTAAGTTAGATAAGTTTATTGGCGGTTTTAATGATTCGGGCGTTGCACCGCTGGTTTTAGAAGGTAAACAAGTTGCGGCAGATGAGATCCGGGTAAATTACAACCTGATCGAAACTATGGGAGTACCTTTAGTGGCCGGCCGGACTTTCACGAAAGCATTTAGCCCCAACCCCGATAAAAAAGTAGTGAACCAAGCCTTTGTCGAGGCTTTCGGTTTGCAGGAACCTATCGGGAAAGTACTATCGGGCAAAAACCGGAAAATAGAAATTGTGGGAGTAATCAAAAACTTTCATTATAAATCGCTGCACGAAGCGGTAAGGCCATTGGTATTTACCCTGGAACCCGAAGCCGCCACTACTATTCTGGTGAAGATACAAGCTGCGCAGCAACAAGAAACGCTGGCCCGCCTGCAACAATTTTATAAAACCTTTAACCCCGGCTTTGTTTTCGATTACCAATTTTTAGATACCGATTACCAGGCGCAGTACGTAGCCGAGCAACGGGTAGCGGCGCTGTCGCAGTATTTTGCCGGTTTAGCCATTCTGATATCCTGTTTGGGCTTGTTTGGCCTGGCAAGTTTTACCGCCGAACGCCGGCGCAAAGAAATTGGCGTGCGCAAAGTTTTAGGCGCCAGTGAAATGCATATTATCTACCTGTTATCGGGCGAGTTTTCTAAACTGGTGCTTATCGCCATTTGTATAGCGCTACCGGCAAGTTATTTAATCGTAAAACACTGGCTAACTACATTTGCTTACCAGATTAACTTAAGCCCCTGGTACTTTATTGGTGCCGGGTTATTAGCTTTAGTAGTTGCCTGGTTAACCGTAGCGGCGCAAGCCGCCCGAGCTGCCCGGATCAACCCGGTACATTGCCTGAAAGAAGAGTAA
- the crtD gene encoding 1-hydroxycarotenoid 3,4-desaturase CrtD, producing the protein MNQAVVIGAGIGGIAASIRLAVQGYAVTVLEANATFGGKMTQFTLNGYRFDKGPSLFTMPHLVDELFTLAGRNPQDYFRYQRLDIITQYFFADGTRLTAYREPEKFAREVEQKFKIPKEKVTAYLAKSARMYDATADTFLHKSLHQLSTYFSADVLKTIPVLPELGLTTTMHAANAKQFKDKRLVQLLDRFATYNGSDPYQAPATLNLIPHLEHNLGAFYPEGGIYAIAQSLVKLATELGVVFRYHEKVEEILIQSNQVIGVRTAQQAIVPAEVVVSNMDVVPTYRKLLPQLKAPEKTLQQPRSSSALIFYWGINREFPELHLHNIFFSKDYKKEFEHIFQHKTISPDPTVYVNITSKFSPEDAPEASENWFVMVNVPHNSGQNWVDLVEVTRETVIRKLSQALHTDLNAYITCEQAWDPVGIEADTSSFAGALYGSSSNNRLAAFLRHPNFSSKVKGLFFCGGSVHPGGGIPLSLLSAKIVSSLVPQPGT; encoded by the coding sequence ATGAATCAGGCGGTAGTTATTGGGGCTGGTATTGGCGGCATTGCGGCAAGCATTCGGCTGGCTGTGCAAGGATACGCCGTAACGGTGCTGGAAGCCAACGCTACCTTTGGGGGCAAAATGACTCAGTTTACCCTGAATGGTTACCGCTTCGATAAAGGGCCTTCGTTGTTTACCATGCCCCACCTGGTAGATGAGCTATTTACTTTAGCTGGTCGCAACCCGCAGGACTATTTTCGTTATCAGCGCTTAGATATTATTACGCAGTATTTCTTTGCCGATGGTACCCGTTTAACCGCTTACCGCGAACCCGAAAAGTTTGCCCGGGAAGTAGAGCAAAAATTTAAAATTCCGAAGGAAAAAGTAACAGCTTACCTGGCCAAAAGTGCCCGGATGTACGATGCCACGGCCGATACGTTTCTGCATAAATCGTTACACCAACTATCTACTTATTTCAGCGCGGATGTTTTAAAAACCATTCCGGTTTTGCCGGAATTGGGTTTAACCACCACCATGCACGCTGCCAATGCCAAACAGTTTAAAGATAAACGTTTGGTGCAACTCCTCGACCGTTTTGCTACCTACAACGGCTCCGATCCCTACCAGGCGCCGGCTACGCTTAATTTAATTCCGCACCTGGAGCATAATTTAGGCGCTTTTTACCCTGAAGGCGGCATTTACGCCATTGCGCAGAGTTTAGTAAAACTGGCTACGGAGTTGGGTGTAGTTTTTAGGTACCACGAAAAAGTAGAAGAAATTTTAATCCAAAGCAACCAGGTAATTGGCGTACGCACCGCCCAACAAGCCATAGTGCCTGCCGAGGTGGTAGTGAGTAACATGGACGTAGTACCCACTTACCGGAAGTTGTTGCCGCAGTTAAAAGCACCCGAAAAAACCTTACAGCAACCGCGTTCCAGCTCAGCTTTAATTTTTTACTGGGGCATTAACCGCGAGTTTCCGGAGTTGCACCTGCACAATATATTTTTTAGTAAAGATTATAAAAAGGAGTTCGAGCATATCTTTCAGCACAAAACCATTAGCCCCGACCCTACGGTTTACGTGAATATTACGTCTAAATTTTCGCCGGAAGACGCACCGGAAGCCAGCGAGAACTGGTTTGTAATGGTAAACGTGCCGCACAACAGCGGCCAGAATTGGGTTGATTTAGTTGAGGTTACACGTGAAACAGTTATCCGGAAACTAAGCCAAGCGCTGCACACCGACTTAAACGCCTACATTACCTGCGAGCAAGCCTGGGACCCGGTGGGCATCGAAGCCGACACGTCTTCGTTTGCGGGTGCTTTATATGGTAGCAGCTCTAATAACCGGTTAGCCGCCTTTCTGCGGCACCCCAATTTTTCAAGTAAAGTAAAAGGATTGTTTTTCTGCGGGGGCAGCGTGCATCCGGGCGGCGGCATTCCGTTGAGTTTATTGTCGGCGAAGATTGTGAGCAGCTTGGTGCCCCAACCCGGTACATAA
- a CDS encoding ABC transporter permease, translated as MLKNYLKIALRNLLRHKGYSFINIAGLAVGIACCTFILLFVQDELSFEKIHNKAENIYRLTITVDNSGTIEKAAITSPAIAPQLKQDYPEVKQFVRFLSTGNQALIRYNDKALYETNGYFVDSTVFQIFDYPLIAGNPRTALNEPNSIVLSQELAKKYFGAEDPMGKIIELETQSANTLKVTGILAEIPRTTQVRPDFLVPIRLVGSGFLSQWYAYGFASYILVNDHFNAAAFEQKLPAFTKKYQPNQPGNPPPPSLHIQPLLDVHLNAEYGGQIAPVSDIKNVYLFSALALFIILLACINFMNLATARSQNRSKEVGVRKVVGATRGQLIRQFLSESLIISGFALVLAIAMVYLAIPLFNQLSGKFITINFCANGGLWLGLIGLTFFAGIVAGLYPAFYLSGFRPVQVLKGRFGGNTNGASLRKGLVVLQFAISIAMIVGTAVVYNQMQYVQNKRLGFDQEQMLVVNIPGNLDLKKSRVLKEDLLQLPDVKQATLTGSIPADDNWWRTPMRPIGKGNSEENSIIGFVLPADFDFAKTFNLELKAGRFLDKSFATDTARAIMLNEAAVAGFGWQKPEDALGQRVSYGGQDSIGSVVVGVLKNFNFQSLHQKVEPLIFNASSNRATFLVVKVQSADLPGTLAKLEQKWNTFDPKHPFDFTFMNERLQSQYQAELRLGRIFAVFAGLAIFIACLGLFGLASFTTEQRTKEIGIRKVLGASVSNIMVMLSRDFVKLVLLANLIAWPVAWYGMSQWLQDFEYRTDISWWIFGTAAGAALAIALATISVHSLKAAVSNPVKALRSE; from the coding sequence ATGTTAAAAAATTATCTAAAAATCGCGTTACGCAATTTGTTGCGCCACAAAGGATATTCCTTTATTAACATTGCCGGTTTAGCGGTGGGTATTGCCTGTTGCACGTTTATTTTATTGTTTGTGCAAGACGAGCTTTCTTTCGAGAAAATTCACAACAAAGCCGAAAACATCTACCGGCTCACGATTACTGTGGATAATAGCGGTACCATCGAAAAAGCCGCTATAACTTCGCCTGCCATTGCGCCGCAACTCAAACAAGACTACCCGGAAGTAAAGCAATTTGTCCGTTTCCTGAGTACCGGTAATCAGGCTCTGATTCGCTACAACGATAAGGCGCTGTACGAAACCAATGGCTATTTTGTAGATTCTACGGTGTTTCAAATATTCGATTATCCCTTAATTGCCGGTAACCCCAGAACTGCTTTAAACGAACCCAACTCCATTGTACTGAGCCAGGAACTTGCCAAAAAGTATTTCGGTGCCGAAGACCCGATGGGTAAAATTATAGAACTGGAAACCCAATCGGCTAACACTTTAAAAGTAACCGGTATTCTGGCCGAAATACCTCGTACTACCCAGGTGCGTCCGGATTTTCTGGTGCCTATACGTTTGGTAGGCAGCGGCTTTTTAAGCCAATGGTACGCTTATGGGTTTGCCTCTTATATTCTGGTAAACGATCATTTTAATGCCGCTGCTTTTGAACAAAAATTGCCCGCTTTTACTAAAAAATACCAACCCAACCAACCCGGTAATCCGCCCCCACCATCGCTGCACATTCAGCCTTTATTGGATGTACACTTAAATGCGGAGTACGGGGGGCAAATAGCCCCGGTAAGCGATATAAAGAATGTGTATTTGTTCTCGGCATTAGCGCTGTTTATTATTTTACTGGCCTGCATTAACTTCATGAACCTGGCTACGGCTCGTTCGCAGAACCGCTCCAAAGAAGTAGGCGTGCGGAAAGTAGTGGGCGCTACCAGAGGGCAATTAATCCGGCAGTTTTTAAGCGAATCGCTGATTATTTCGGGTTTTGCGCTGGTGTTAGCCATTGCGATGGTGTACCTGGCGATACCTTTATTTAATCAGTTATCCGGCAAATTTATTACGATCAATTTCTGCGCAAACGGCGGTTTATGGCTGGGTTTAATTGGCCTAACATTTTTCGCCGGTATAGTAGCTGGTTTATACCCAGCCTTTTACTTGTCGGGGTTCCGGCCGGTGCAGGTTTTAAAAGGTAGGTTTGGGGGTAATACCAACGGTGCTTCTTTGCGCAAAGGGTTGGTAGTGTTGCAGTTTGCTATTTCTATTGCCATGATTGTGGGTACGGCGGTGGTATATAACCAAATGCAGTACGTGCAGAACAAGCGTCTGGGTTTTGACCAGGAGCAGATGCTGGTAGTGAACATACCGGGCAACCTGGATTTAAAAAAATCCCGGGTTTTGAAAGAAGATTTGCTGCAATTACCAGATGTAAAACAAGCCACGCTTACCGGTTCTATTCCCGCCGACGATAATTGGTGGCGTACCCCCATGCGTCCCATTGGTAAAGGCAATTCCGAAGAAAATTCGATTATCGGGTTTGTATTACCGGCCGACTTTGATTTTGCAAAAACGTTTAATTTAGAATTAAAAGCGGGCCGTTTTCTGGATAAAAGTTTTGCTACCGACACCGCCCGGGCTATTATGCTCAACGAAGCGGCTGTAGCAGGCTTTGGCTGGCAAAAACCCGAAGACGCTCTGGGGCAGCGGGTTAGTTATGGCGGTCAGGATTCTATTGGCAGCGTGGTAGTGGGTGTACTCAAAAATTTTAATTTTCAGTCGTTGCACCAAAAGGTAGAGCCTTTGATATTTAATGCCAGCTCTAATCGCGCTACGTTTCTGGTGGTAAAAGTACAAAGCGCCGATTTGCCCGGTACGCTGGCCAAACTGGAGCAAAAATGGAACACTTTCGATCCAAAACATCCCTTTGATTTTACATTTATGAACGAGCGCTTGCAAAGCCAGTACCAGGCCGAACTGCGCTTGGGCCGTATCTTCGCGGTGTTTGCCGGTTTGGCTATTTTTATTGCTTGTTTAGGTTTGTTTGGCTTAGCTTCTTTTACTACCGAGCAGCGCACCAAAGAAATTGGTATCCGAAAAGTTTTAGGTGCTTCGGTGAGCAATATTATGGTAATGCTATCCCGTGATTTCGTGAAACTGGTATTGCTGGCTAACCTGATAGCCTGGCCGGTAGCCTGGTACGGCATGAGCCAGTGGCTACAAGATTTTGAGTACCGCACTGATATTTCGTGGTGGATTTTTGGTACTGCGGCCGGTGCCGCCTTAGCAATTGCTTTGGCTACCATCAGCGTGCATTCATTAAAAGCGGCAGTATCTAACCCGGTGAAAGCGTTGCGCAGCGAGTAA
- a CDS encoding ABC transporter permease: MFRNYLKTSIRNLIRHKGFSFINIAGLTLGLTACLLIGLFVWDENQFDKFIPAGDRVYRIYYQVTGKEGTNYIATTPPTFTTILQQFPEVEQTLRILNSPSKTLFEVGDKHLYEEEGIFAEPSFFDFFPLTLLYGSAAKALESPTSIVISQSLAQKYFKGQNPLGKEIKIEKTLFQVTGVFQTSPKFHLSINYILPLTAGVSEADLQTWEVYSYNNYIKLKKETNVASLETKFQKHTQPFIKDAHLTYLPQFQPLQAIHLYSSSFQYDMAQRGNSTYVKALTIIAIFILLIACFNFVNLATAKSLRRAKEVGIRKTIGASRWQLISQFIGEALLLSFISLIISGFFTFLALPWLNDFTHKQISFNLFANPVILLFLLCLTLVVGILAGFYPALVLAGFQPVKVLKGVAVPAGMPGKIPWLRHGLVVVQFALSVLLIISAIVVINQVNYLHQKDLGFNKEEIMFFPMRGDNLTKNYEAFKQELQQVPGVSAVAIGYGFPGDMFGDGMITVQRNGEQQSLKATQLMVDYDYLKTLGLQLIAGRNFSKKFKTDKDAYILNETAIAQLGFKTPEQALGHTVEWPTWRNPELIKKGQIIGVVKDFHYKSLYEKVEPAALQIYPEAYWKVAVKIKTSAIGTTVSQIEAVWNRFSPDYPIEYNFLDQSFTTMYKAEDNLKSLLWIFTSVTIFVACLGLFGLATYAAERRRKEIGIRKVLGASMNEITFLLSKDFIKLVLIAFLIASPVAWYFMNQWLQDFAYRITISWWIFAIAGLTAVCIALLTVSFQAIKAAVANPVKALRTE, from the coding sequence ATGTTCCGCAACTATCTTAAGACTTCCATTCGGAACCTGATCCGCCACAAAGGATTCTCCTTTATCAATATTGCCGGTTTAACTCTTGGCCTAACAGCTTGTTTACTAATTGGTTTATTCGTGTGGGATGAAAATCAGTTTGATAAATTTATTCCTGCCGGCGACCGGGTGTACCGGATTTACTACCAAGTTACGGGTAAGGAAGGAACCAACTATATTGCTACTACCCCGCCCACGTTTACTACGATTTTACAACAATTCCCGGAAGTAGAACAAACTTTACGAATTCTGAATAGTCCATCCAAAACCCTCTTTGAAGTTGGCGATAAACACCTATACGAAGAAGAAGGTATTTTTGCAGAACCAAGTTTTTTTGATTTTTTCCCGCTTACCCTTCTGTATGGTTCTGCCGCTAAGGCGTTAGAATCCCCTACATCTATTGTTATTTCCCAGTCCTTGGCTCAAAAATATTTTAAGGGGCAAAACCCGTTGGGTAAAGAAATAAAAATAGAGAAAACGCTTTTTCAGGTAACGGGGGTTTTTCAAACAAGCCCTAAATTTCATTTATCCATTAATTATATATTGCCTTTAACTGCCGGTGTTTCCGAAGCGGATTTGCAAACCTGGGAGGTGTATAGTTATAATAATTATATAAAACTCAAAAAAGAGACAAATGTAGCTTCACTGGAAACCAAATTTCAGAAACACACGCAACCGTTTATAAAAGACGCGCATTTAACCTACCTGCCCCAATTTCAACCTTTGCAGGCTATCCATTTGTATTCCTCTTCCTTTCAGTACGATATGGCTCAAAGAGGAAATAGCACTTACGTAAAGGCACTAACTATTATTGCTATTTTCATTTTGCTTATTGCTTGCTTTAATTTTGTTAACCTGGCTACTGCTAAATCGTTGCGGCGGGCAAAAGAAGTGGGAATACGTAAAACCATTGGCGCTAGCCGCTGGCAGTTGATAAGTCAGTTTATTGGCGAAGCGCTACTGCTTAGTTTTATTAGCCTTATTATCTCCGGCTTTTTTACTTTTTTAGCCTTGCCCTGGCTCAACGATTTCACCCATAAGCAGATTTCGTTTAATCTTTTTGCTAATCCGGTAATTCTGCTCTTTTTATTGTGTTTAACCTTGGTAGTAGGTATTCTGGCGGGCTTTTACCCGGCTTTGGTTTTAGCTGGTTTTCAGCCGGTAAAGGTTTTAAAAGGCGTAGCCGTGCCGGCTGGTATGCCGGGCAAAATTCCCTGGTTGCGGCACGGATTGGTAGTAGTTCAGTTTGCCTTATCGGTTTTGTTAATAATCAGTGCCATTGTAGTTATCAACCAGGTAAACTACCTCCACCAGAAAGACCTTGGTTTTAACAAAGAAGAAATTATGTTCTTCCCGATGCGGGGCGATAACCTGACCAAAAACTATGAAGCCTTTAAGCAGGAGTTACAACAAGTACCCGGCGTATCGGCGGTTGCCATTGGTTATGGTTTCCCGGGCGATATGTTTGGTGATGGCATGATTACGGTGCAGCGCAACGGAGAACAGCAGTCGTTGAAAGCAACGCAGCTAATGGTAGATTATGATTACCTAAAAACCTTAGGATTGCAATTAATTGCTGGCCGGAATTTTTCTAAAAAATTTAAAACCGATAAGGATGCCTACATTCTCAACGAAACGGCCATTGCTCAATTAGGCTTTAAAACTCCTGAGCAAGCCTTAGGGCACACCGTTGAATGGCCTACCTGGCGAAATCCCGAACTTATCAAGAAAGGCCAGATTATAGGCGTAGTTAAAGATTTTCATTATAAAAGCTTATACGAGAAAGTAGAACCGGCTGCCTTACAGATTTACCCGGAAGCTTACTGGAAAGTAGCTGTAAAAATAAAAACGAGTGCTATCGGAACCACGGTGAGCCAAATAGAAGCAGTGTGGAATCGGTTTTCTCCGGATTACCCGATAGAATACAACTTTCTGGATCAAAGTTTTACCACCATGTACAAGGCAGAAGATAACCTGAAATCGCTGCTTTGGATTTTTACCTCGGTTACCATTTTTGTGGCTTGCCTGGGTTTGTTTGGTTTAGCCACTTACGCCGCCGAACGCCGCCGGAAAGAAATTGGTATCCGGAAGGTACTGGGTGCCAGTATGAACGAAATCACTTTTCTGCTATCGAAAGACTTTATTAAACTGGTATTAATTGCCTTCCTTATCGCGTCTCCGGTAGCCTGGTATTTTATGAACCAGTGGTTACAGGATTTTGCCTACCGGATTACAATAAGCTGGTGGATATTTGCCATTGCCGGGTTAACGGCAGTTTGTATTGCTCTGCTTACCGTGAGTTTCCAGGCGATAAAAGCCGCAGTAGCTAATCCGGTGAAAGCTTTACGAACGGAATAA